A window of the Cystobacter ferrugineus genome harbors these coding sequences:
- a CDS encoding AAA family ATPase, whose translation MSPRPERRQVLPFEPNTSVRDHVAALEVRSPREIDGRLSELGYRGQQEARRAASVLAYRHLQRLRRIHLEGIPPEPGMRENCLFLGPTGSGKTFLVELLFREILGVPTVIVDATQFSETGYVGDDVTTMLSRLYEAAGGDVEWAACGAICMDEFDKLATSRSDARFAGQQTTKDVSGFGVQRSLLNLLSAPRADFPPDFGFTSRTPPVPLELSALTFIACGAFSGLKGTAEELGGQKERLGFGREARKREAAIAEKVTEDQVEQTTAFARYGFIPELIGRFSRIVSFAPLDESTLGSILEDNVLRGYQREFSHEGLELVVEPAVREWVVARALKRETGARGLRAALVPQLERAAYEHFGEPEVSTVRLVLEGGQVAVVTD comes from the coding sequence ATGAGCCCCCGCCCCGAACGACGTCAAGTCCTCCCCTTCGAGCCCAATACCTCCGTCCGCGATCACGTCGCCGCCCTGGAGGTGCGCTCGCCCCGGGAGATAGATGGGCGCCTGTCGGAGCTGGGCTACCGGGGACAACAGGAGGCGCGGCGCGCGGCGTCGGTGCTGGCCTACCGGCACCTGCAGCGGCTGCGGCGCATCCACCTGGAGGGCATTCCCCCCGAGCCGGGGATGCGCGAGAACTGTCTCTTCCTCGGGCCCACGGGCAGCGGAAAGACGTTCCTCGTGGAGCTGCTGTTCCGGGAGATATTGGGCGTGCCCACCGTCATCGTGGATGCCACGCAGTTCTCCGAGACGGGCTATGTGGGGGACGACGTGACCACGATGCTCTCGCGGCTGTACGAAGCGGCGGGCGGGGACGTGGAGTGGGCGGCCTGTGGCGCCATCTGCATGGACGAGTTCGACAAGCTCGCCACCAGCCGCTCCGACGCGCGTTTCGCCGGGCAGCAGACCACCAAGGACGTGAGCGGCTTTGGCGTGCAGCGCAGCCTGCTCAACCTGCTCAGCGCGCCCCGGGCGGACTTCCCACCGGACTTCGGCTTCACCAGCCGCACCCCGCCCGTGCCGCTGGAGCTCTCGGCGCTCACCTTCATCGCGTGCGGGGCCTTCAGCGGGCTCAAGGGCACGGCGGAGGAGCTGGGCGGCCAGAAGGAGCGGCTGGGCTTCGGACGCGAGGCGCGCAAGCGCGAGGCGGCCATCGCGGAGAAGGTGACCGAGGATCAGGTGGAGCAGACGACGGCCTTCGCGCGCTACGGCTTCATCCCGGAGCTCATCGGCCGCTTCAGCCGCATCGTCTCCTTCGCGCCCCTGGACGAGTCCACGCTGGGCAGCATCCTGGAGGACAACGTGCTGCGAGGCTACCAGCGCGAGTTCTCCCACGAGGGGCTGGAGCTGGTGGTGGAGCCCGCGGTGCGCGAGTGGGTGGTGGCCCGGGCGCTCAAGCGCGAGACGGGAGCCCGCGGCCTGCGCGCCGCCCTGGTGCCCCAGCTCGAGCGCGCCGCCTACGAGCACTTCGGTGAGCCCGAGGTATCCACCGTGCGGCTGGTGCTCGAGGGCGGCCAGGTGGCCGTCGTCACGGACTGA
- a CDS encoding ABC transporter ATP-binding protein: MSSPPALELRGLSKTYGDNKLTALSDVTLSIRPGEIFALLGPNGAGKTTLIGSVCGLVKKTSGKVLVFGQDLDEDPVRPRYQIGLVPQEVNFDPFFTAAESLYIQQGYYGQPRDEARVKEVLAALNLTHKADAITRALSGGMKRRLLIAKALVHKPKLVFLDEPTAGVDVELRRDLWNYVRRLAAEGTTIVLTTHYLEEAEELADRVGVINEGKLLLVEDKTTLLRRLGEKRLIVTFTAPVTTPPEAARQAGATLSADGLTLTYPEREGGLPGNEVLRLLYTQGFPVGNVETRSSRLEDILIEILRGKPAASAAAALNALSAPATP; this comes from the coding sequence ATGTCCTCGCCCCCCGCGCTCGAGCTCCGAGGTCTCTCCAAGACCTATGGCGACAACAAGCTCACCGCCCTGTCCGATGTCACCCTCAGCATCCGCCCCGGGGAGATCTTCGCCCTCCTCGGCCCCAATGGTGCCGGCAAGACGACGCTCATCGGCTCGGTCTGCGGGCTGGTGAAGAAGACGAGCGGCAAGGTGCTCGTCTTCGGGCAGGACCTGGACGAGGACCCGGTGCGGCCGCGCTATCAGATCGGCCTCGTGCCCCAGGAGGTGAACTTCGATCCCTTCTTCACGGCGGCCGAGTCGCTCTACATCCAGCAGGGCTACTACGGGCAGCCGCGGGACGAGGCCCGGGTGAAGGAGGTGCTCGCCGCGCTCAACCTGACCCACAAGGCGGACGCCATCACCCGGGCGCTCTCGGGCGGCATGAAGCGCCGGTTGCTCATCGCCAAGGCGCTGGTGCACAAGCCGAAGCTGGTCTTCCTGGACGAGCCCACCGCGGGCGTGGACGTGGAGCTGCGGCGCGACCTGTGGAACTACGTGCGCCGGCTCGCCGCCGAGGGCACCACCATCGTGCTCACCACGCACTACCTGGAGGAGGCCGAGGAGCTGGCCGACCGGGTGGGCGTCATCAACGAGGGGAAGCTCCTGCTCGTGGAGGACAAGACGACGCTGTTGCGCCGCCTGGGCGAGAAGCGCCTCATCGTCACCTTCACCGCGCCGGTGACCACGCCCCCCGAGGCCGCGCGCCAGGCGGGCGCCACGCTCTCCGCGGACGGCCTCACGCTCACCTACCCCGAGCGCGAGGGCGGTCTGCCGGGCAATGAGGTGCTGCGCCTGCTGTACACGCAGGGCTTCCCGGTGGGCAACGTGGAGACGCGCAGCTCCCGCCTGGAAGACATCCTCATCGAGATCCTCCGCGGCAAACCCGCCGCCAGCGCCGCCGCCGCGCTCAACGCCCTCTCCGCCCCCGCCACGCCATGA
- a CDS encoding serine/threonine protein kinase, with protein sequence MAVPLGKYQLLRKIASGGMGQVFLAREHSGGIERLVVIKRVLPHLAEDEEFLAMFQEEAQLVARLRHPNLITILEWAQVEGRYCLAMEYVQGEDVRRLDKFARARGTPVPVGLALRIVAEAAAGLHYAHQARDAEGRPLHLVHRDVSPQNILVGFDGGVKVIDFGVAKAAGSASTTATGVLKGKYPYMSPEQADGRHVDGRSDLFALGVVLWELLTGHRLFKGESDLMTLRLVRDCQVPPPSLLNPALPAGLDALVLRALGPTPDARFPDCGAFRLALEDFIVQNQLSASSAHLSAWLRELYAERIASEANLASLDQLNEDSDLDARSNTSRSGSDVRSQSQTIAPLTPTTHTGGSGKRAHVTRTVSPEAPRRRVRWGWAAMGMGVSLLAGGAAVILLRREEPAPAPPSSTITVDASPLAALPQPKSQPVTLTVRSEPAGARVEVEGAPYGQTPVELPLEPDAAPVTLALTLEGYEPTSRRVSAGDAPELSVKLRPRHAAQKPPRRGTPATHPPLDIKLGR encoded by the coding sequence ATGGCGGTACCCCTCGGTAAATACCAGTTGCTGCGCAAGATTGCGTCCGGCGGGATGGGTCAGGTGTTCCTGGCGCGCGAGCACAGTGGGGGGATCGAACGGCTGGTGGTCATCAAGCGGGTATTGCCCCACCTGGCCGAGGACGAGGAATTCCTGGCCATGTTCCAGGAAGAGGCCCAGCTCGTGGCGAGGCTGCGCCACCCCAACCTCATCACCATCCTCGAGTGGGCGCAGGTCGAGGGCCGCTACTGCCTGGCCATGGAGTACGTCCAGGGAGAGGACGTGCGGCGGTTGGACAAGTTCGCGCGGGCCCGGGGCACCCCCGTGCCGGTGGGGTTGGCGCTGCGCATCGTGGCGGAGGCGGCCGCGGGGCTGCACTACGCCCACCAGGCGCGCGATGCCGAGGGCCGGCCGCTCCACCTGGTGCACCGGGACGTGTCGCCGCAGAACATCCTGGTGGGCTTCGATGGCGGGGTGAAGGTCATCGATTTCGGTGTGGCCAAGGCGGCCGGGAGCGCCTCGACCACGGCCACCGGGGTGCTCAAGGGCAAGTACCCCTACATGTCGCCCGAGCAGGCGGATGGTCGGCACGTGGACGGGCGCAGTGACTTGTTCGCCCTGGGGGTGGTGCTGTGGGAGCTGCTCACGGGCCACCGGCTCTTCAAGGGCGAGTCGGACCTGATGACGCTGCGGCTGGTGCGCGACTGCCAGGTCCCCCCGCCCTCCCTGCTCAACCCCGCGCTGCCCGCCGGGCTGGACGCGCTCGTGCTCCGGGCACTGGGCCCCACACCCGACGCGCGCTTTCCGGATTGCGGAGCCTTCCGGCTGGCACTCGAGGACTTCATCGTCCAGAACCAGCTCTCCGCCAGCAGCGCGCACCTGTCCGCCTGGCTGCGGGAGCTGTACGCCGAGCGCATCGCCAGCGAAGCCAACCTCGCCTCGCTGGATCAGCTCAACGAGGACTCGGACCTGGACGCCCGGTCCAACACCTCGCGCAGCGGCAGCGACGTGCGCTCGCAGTCCCAGACGATCGCGCCCCTCACGCCCACCACCCACACCGGCGGCTCCGGGAAGCGGGCGCATGTCACACGAACCGTCTCACCCGAGGCTCCCCGGCGGCGCGTGAGGTGGGGTTGGGCGGCGATGGGCATGGGCGTGTCGCTGCTCGCCGGGGGAGCCGCGGTCATCCTCCTGCGGCGGGAGGAGCCCGCCCCGGCCCCTCCTTCCTCGACCATCACGGTCGACGCCTCGCCGCTCGCGGCCCTTCCCCAACCGAAATCGCAGCCGGTGACGCTCACGGTGCGCTCGGAGCCGGCGGGCGCGCGGGTCGAAGTGGAGGGGGCACCCTACGGACAGACGCCGGTGGAGCTGCCCCTGGAGCCGGACGCCGCACCGGTGACACTGGCGCTGACGCTGGAGGGGTATGAGCCCACGTCCCGGCGGGTATCCGCCGGAGATGCCCCCGAGCTGTCCGTGAAGCTGCGCCCCCGGCATGCGGCGCAGAAGCCCCCGCGCCGGGGAACTCCCGCGACCCATCCTCCGCTCGACATCAAGCTGGGCCGCTGA
- a CDS encoding C40 family peptidase: protein MTPVSSTRSQNYQIKWGDTLSGIAKKNGTTVDALMKANPQIKDANKIYAGKALNIPGRVDSFEPAKGGKTGGTGSAGSAQGTGGTGPATRGPGGSPFDIAQSHLQKNAGSLKLEKNGVGADMEDWVPNNVNCANFVSACLEQAGQIKNSQHHNSVVGLQANLDKDPNFKRVSLADAKPGDVVSMKTPGGHHVVMYAGMKDGKPQFIGSNNVNSDGSQRITMTSMNYPIMSIHQYQG, encoded by the coding sequence ATGACCCCCGTCTCCTCCACCCGCTCGCAGAACTACCAGATCAAGTGGGGCGACACCCTGTCGGGCATTGCCAAGAAGAACGGCACGACGGTGGATGCGCTCATGAAGGCCAACCCGCAGATCAAGGACGCGAACAAGATCTACGCGGGCAAGGCCCTGAACATCCCGGGCCGGGTCGACAGCTTCGAGCCGGCCAAGGGTGGCAAGACGGGCGGCACCGGCTCCGCGGGCTCCGCGCAGGGCACGGGCGGCACGGGCCCGGCGACGCGCGGTCCGGGCGGCAGCCCCTTCGACATCGCCCAGTCGCACCTGCAGAAGAACGCCGGCAGCCTCAAGCTGGAGAAGAACGGCGTGGGCGCGGACATGGAGGACTGGGTGCCCAACAACGTCAATTGCGCCAACTTCGTCTCCGCGTGCCTGGAGCAGGCGGGGCAGATCAAGAACAGCCAGCACCACAACTCGGTGGTGGGCCTGCAGGCCAACCTGGACAAGGATCCCAACTTCAAGCGCGTGTCGCTCGCCGATGCCAAGCCGGGTGACGTGGTGAGCATGAAGACCCCGGGCGGCCACCACGTGGTGATGTACGCCGGCATGAAGGACGGCAAGCCCCAGTTCATCGGCTCCAACAACGTGAACAGCGATGGCTCGCAGCGCATCACCATGACGTCGATGAACTACCCCATCATGTCCATCCACCAGTACCAGGGCTGA
- a CDS encoding ABC transporter permease: MKTLLVKEVRRFMRVPGQTVLSPLISTSLYFLVFGYSLSGRGAHEVEGVPYLSFIVPGLVFLGLANNSFLNSSSSLFINKIQGTIVDLLVVPLGPLELLAGFIGGAMVRGLMVGLLTWAVATLFTGFHLAHVPATLLFLLLSSYTFSVLGVLAAVWAEKFEQVNFFPTFVMLPLTFLGGVFYSVRELPTPWNHVSLFNPIVYMVEGLRYGMLGSSGFSPLWGGAILLGVALVATGLAWTALRSGYKLKA, encoded by the coding sequence ATGAAGACCCTGTTGGTGAAGGAGGTCCGCCGCTTCATGCGCGTGCCGGGCCAGACGGTCCTCTCACCGCTCATCAGCACCTCGCTCTACTTCCTCGTCTTCGGCTACTCGCTCTCCGGGCGGGGAGCCCACGAGGTGGAGGGGGTGCCCTACCTGTCCTTCATCGTCCCGGGGCTCGTCTTCCTGGGCCTGGCCAACAACTCCTTCCTCAACAGCTCCTCCTCGCTCTTCATCAACAAGATCCAAGGCACCATCGTGGACCTGCTCGTGGTGCCGCTGGGTCCGCTGGAGTTGCTGGCCGGCTTCATCGGGGGCGCCATGGTGCGCGGGCTGATGGTGGGTCTGCTCACCTGGGCGGTGGCCACGCTCTTCACCGGCTTCCACCTCGCGCACGTGCCCGCCACGCTCCTCTTCCTGCTGCTGTCCTCCTACACCTTCAGCGTGCTGGGCGTGCTCGCGGCGGTGTGGGCCGAGAAGTTCGAGCAGGTGAACTTCTTCCCCACTTTCGTCATGCTGCCGCTCACCTTCCTCGGTGGGGTGTTCTACTCGGTGCGCGAACTGCCTACGCCCTGGAACCACGTAAGCCTTTTCAACCCCATCGTCTACATGGTGGAGGGGCTGCGCTACGGGATGTTGGGCAGCAGTGGCTTTTCGCCGCTGTGGGGGGGAGCCATCCTGCTGGGGGTGGCGCTCGTGGCGACGGGCCTGGCGTGGACGGCGTTGCGCTCTGGCTACAAATTGAAAGCCTGA
- the treZ gene encoding malto-oligosyltrehalose trehalohydrolase codes for MDKTMKARPAVPRLGAWVEQGAGVRWRVWAPGHQKLEVVLSGPQGQPGDTLPMTRESGDFFTATLAGKGAGVRYKLRVDGEGPFPDPWSRSQPEGVHGPSEVVVPDFAWKDGDWKGVDPRSQVIYELHVGTATPEGTFDALIPRLRAFKELGVTTLELLPLASAPGTRNWGYDGVSLFAPSAVYGGPEGLRRLIDAAHAQGLGVLIDAVYNHFGPDGNYLRCFSPHYFTDHHHTPWGDAINYDGEGSHVVRELVLSNVEMWIGDYHADGLRLDAAHAIIDDSSPHLLEEIPRRARAAARGRSVAVIAEDDRNDTRLARPVEKQGLGLDGIWADDIHHQLRRAFAGDSEGYYADYTGSVEDIARTLCQGWFYEGQTSQVHKKARGTPASELEPWHFVHCIQNHDQIGNRAQGERLGADVSPAAFRAMSTLLLLSPYTPLLFQGQEWNASTPFLYFTDHNAELGKLVTEGRRKEFAGFSKFSGSEVPDPQALETFTRSKLDWNEAGKPEHAGVLALYRELLRLRAQEPILKVSRRGSFDARPLGQNALVLERRGAGGALQVIINVKGTLEHRVPEGAQLVLWSEESRFGGASTHSPLGHGVLRLDGPSAAVVRLAG; via the coding sequence ATGGACAAGACGATGAAGGCGCGGCCGGCGGTGCCTCGTCTGGGCGCGTGGGTGGAGCAGGGGGCGGGCGTGCGTTGGCGGGTCTGGGCTCCCGGACATCAGAAGCTCGAGGTGGTGTTGTCCGGGCCCCAGGGGCAGCCAGGCGACACGCTGCCGATGACTCGTGAAAGCGGCGACTTCTTCACCGCCACGCTCGCCGGGAAGGGAGCCGGCGTGCGCTACAAGCTCCGGGTGGATGGCGAGGGCCCCTTTCCGGATCCCTGGAGCCGCTCGCAGCCCGAGGGCGTGCATGGTCCCTCCGAGGTGGTGGTGCCCGACTTCGCCTGGAAGGATGGCGACTGGAAGGGCGTGGATCCCAGGTCCCAGGTCATCTACGAGCTCCACGTGGGCACGGCCACGCCCGAGGGGACCTTCGACGCGCTCATCCCCCGGTTGCGCGCGTTCAAGGAGCTGGGGGTGACCACGCTGGAGCTCTTGCCGCTCGCCAGCGCTCCCGGCACGCGCAACTGGGGCTATGACGGTGTGTCGCTCTTCGCTCCCTCGGCCGTGTATGGCGGCCCCGAGGGACTGCGGCGCCTCATCGACGCGGCGCACGCGCAGGGGCTCGGGGTGCTCATCGACGCCGTCTACAACCACTTCGGTCCGGACGGGAACTACCTGCGCTGCTTCTCGCCCCACTACTTCACCGACCACCACCACACGCCCTGGGGCGATGCCATCAACTACGACGGCGAGGGCTCCCACGTCGTGCGCGAGCTGGTGCTCTCCAACGTGGAGATGTGGATCGGCGACTACCACGCGGACGGCCTGCGCCTGGACGCGGCGCACGCCATCATCGACGACAGCTCGCCGCACCTGCTGGAGGAGATTCCCCGTCGGGCCCGGGCCGCGGCCCGGGGCAGGAGCGTGGCCGTCATCGCCGAGGACGATCGCAACGACACGCGCCTGGCGCGTCCCGTGGAGAAGCAGGGCCTGGGGCTGGATGGCATCTGGGCGGATGACATCCATCACCAGCTACGCCGGGCCTTCGCCGGTGACAGCGAGGGCTACTACGCCGACTACACGGGCAGCGTGGAGGACATCGCGCGCACGCTGTGTCAGGGCTGGTTCTACGAGGGGCAGACGTCCCAGGTGCACAAGAAGGCCCGGGGCACCCCCGCGAGCGAGCTGGAGCCGTGGCACTTCGTGCACTGCATCCAGAACCACGATCAGATCGGCAACCGGGCGCAGGGCGAGCGGCTGGGGGCGGATGTCTCCCCGGCGGCCTTCCGCGCCATGAGCACGCTGCTGTTGCTCTCGCCGTACACGCCCCTGCTCTTCCAGGGGCAGGAGTGGAACGCGAGCACGCCCTTCCTCTACTTCACCGACCACAACGCCGAGCTGGGCAAGCTCGTGACCGAGGGGCGGCGCAAGGAGTTCGCCGGCTTCTCGAAGTTCTCGGGCAGCGAGGTGCCGGATCCCCAGGCCCTGGAGACCTTCACCCGCTCGAAGCTCGACTGGAACGAGGCGGGCAAGCCCGAGCATGCCGGTGTGCTCGCGCTCTACCGGGAGCTGCTGCGCCTGCGTGCCCAGGAGCCGATCCTCAAGGTCAGCCGCCGGGGCTCCTTCGACGCGAGGCCCCTGGGGCAGAACGCGCTGGTGCTGGAGCGCCGGGGAGCGGGAGGCGCGCTCCAGGTCATCATCAACGTCAAGGGCACCCTGGAGCACCGCGTGCCCGAAGGAGCCCAGTTGGTGCTGTGGAGCGAGGAGTCCCGGTTCGGAGGTGCCTCCACGCACTCGCCCCTGGGCCATGGGGTGCTCCGGCTCGACGGGCCCTCGGCCGCGGTGGTGCGTCTGGCGGGGTGA
- a CDS encoding ATP-binding response regulator, giving the protein MSLVLIAEDEDAMLDIFAQIVEDLGHRALRAHDGEAALLLARTQPPELVVSDHMMPRRTGVELLRELRADTALREVPFLLLSAARPPGLEEATAFLAKPVDLDTFETAVRRLLRVRPATDAAPEARPGAVHPDGAMREEMLNWVAHEIKTPLSSARLNAQMLLRRPSVRADPDERKHAEAILRQLDRMNGLVTSILDAARLSDGKLLLRQERGDFASFLQGLVQEWRELQPQVDFRLVGAEQPLQLSFDSERVRNILNNLLSNAVKYGGERKHVEVSLSLSPGLAVVHVRDWGQGIAAAEVPNIFERFHRADGAGGSGHGLGLYIASAIARMHGGSLSAKSSLGEGSTFSLRLPLMR; this is encoded by the coding sequence ATGAGCCTCGTTCTCATCGCCGAGGACGAGGACGCGATGCTCGACATCTTCGCGCAGATCGTGGAGGACCTGGGCCACCGCGCCCTCAGGGCCCATGATGGGGAAGCGGCCCTGTTGCTGGCCCGGACGCAGCCGCCGGAGCTCGTGGTGAGCGACCACATGATGCCCCGGCGCACCGGCGTGGAGCTGCTGCGCGAGCTGCGCGCGGACACGGCGCTGCGCGAGGTGCCCTTCCTGCTCTTGAGCGCCGCGCGCCCGCCGGGCCTGGAAGAGGCCACGGCGTTTCTCGCCAAGCCCGTGGACCTCGACACCTTCGAGACCGCCGTGCGCCGGCTGCTGCGCGTGCGTCCCGCCACGGACGCGGCTCCGGAGGCCAGACCCGGCGCGGTGCACCCCGACGGAGCCATGCGCGAGGAGATGCTCAACTGGGTGGCGCATGAAATCAAGACGCCCCTGAGCTCCGCGCGGCTCAACGCCCAGATGCTGTTGCGCAGGCCGTCGGTGCGCGCGGACCCCGACGAGCGCAAGCACGCCGAGGCCATCCTGCGGCAGCTCGACCGGATGAATGGCCTCGTCACCTCCATCCTCGATGCGGCCCGCCTCTCCGATGGCAAGCTGCTGCTTCGCCAGGAGAGAGGGGACTTCGCCTCGTTCCTCCAGGGGCTGGTGCAGGAGTGGCGGGAGCTGCAACCCCAGGTGGACTTCCGCCTGGTGGGCGCGGAGCAGCCGCTCCAGCTCTCCTTCGATTCGGAGCGCGTGCGCAACATCCTCAACAACCTCTTGTCCAACGCGGTGAAGTACGGGGGCGAGCGCAAGCATGTCGAGGTGTCGCTGTCGCTCTCGCCCGGGCTCGCCGTCGTCCACGTGCGCGACTGGGGCCAGGGAATCGCCGCCGCGGAGGTGCCCAACATCTTCGAGCGCTTCCACCGCGCGGATGGCGCGGGGGGCAGCGGGCACGGGCTGGGCCTGTACATCGCCTCGGCGATCGCCCGGATGCATGGGGGCTCGCTCAGCGCGAAGTCGAGCCTCGGCGAGGGCTCCACCTTCAGCCTGCGGCTGCCCCTCATGCGCTAG
- a CDS encoding ATPase domain-containing protein, producing the protein MMDTSNYQQIFSSGIPSFDLLLGGGIPRRQSLIITGNPGCGKTILCGQVAFRSAARGIPVVLATVTSEPHDKLVQALSGFSFFDRGLLGDKLFLVSAYASLKKGAKEARDILLHTVRERGARLLFIDGLRSIRDLWQDEAKLREFLYELGIGLAAMDCIGLFTTEYSLEKLLALPEATTVDGIVALDVLRQGGRRLRRMEVVKLRGRDHLTGEHFMQLGSDGVQVIPRLETQVPSDLEVAPPSTRSSFGLPEFDALLHGGLPAYSTTLLAGSMGIGKTLLATHFAAQGARQAEKTLFVSFFEPPVLSVARARRIGLEVAEDVSRGTLKMLHLPPSELEADAITHRILEEVARLGVQRLVVDGLSELERSICAPERRHTFMAALSVHLRHAGVTSLFTKEVSKVAGTELDFNDSPIAMLGENLVLLRYVELRGRLHRVLSILKMRDSRYDGDLREFEIRDEGIRVLAPMRSAEGLLTGQARVVGTSIGGTSA; encoded by the coding sequence ATGATGGATACCTCCAATTACCAGCAGATCTTCTCTTCTGGCATTCCGAGCTTCGATCTGCTGCTGGGCGGCGGTATCCCCCGGCGCCAGTCGCTCATCATCACGGGGAACCCTGGCTGCGGGAAGACGATCCTTTGCGGTCAGGTGGCCTTCCGCTCCGCCGCGCGCGGTATCCCCGTGGTGCTGGCCACCGTCACCTCCGAGCCCCATGACAAGCTGGTCCAGGCCCTCTCCGGCTTTTCCTTCTTCGATCGCGGACTGCTGGGCGACAAGCTCTTCCTCGTGAGTGCCTATGCCTCGCTCAAGAAGGGCGCCAAGGAGGCACGCGACATCCTGCTGCACACCGTGCGCGAGCGCGGCGCCAGGCTGCTCTTCATCGACGGACTGCGCTCCATCCGCGACCTGTGGCAGGACGAGGCGAAGCTGCGCGAGTTCCTCTACGAGCTGGGCATCGGGCTGGCCGCGATGGACTGCATCGGGCTGTTCACCACCGAGTACTCCCTGGAGAAGCTGCTGGCGCTGCCGGAGGCCACGACGGTGGATGGCATCGTGGCGTTGGATGTCCTGCGCCAGGGAGGGCGCCGACTGCGGCGGATGGAGGTGGTCAAGCTGCGCGGCCGGGACCACCTGACCGGTGAGCACTTCATGCAACTGGGGAGCGATGGCGTGCAAGTCATCCCCCGTCTGGAGACCCAGGTGCCCTCCGATCTCGAGGTCGCCCCGCCATCCACCCGGTCCAGCTTTGGCCTGCCCGAGTTCGATGCCCTGCTGCATGGGGGCCTGCCCGCGTACAGCACGACGCTGCTCGCGGGCAGCATGGGCATTGGCAAGACACTGCTCGCCACGCACTTCGCCGCGCAAGGGGCCCGGCAGGCAGAGAAGACGCTCTTCGTGTCCTTCTTCGAGCCCCCGGTGTTGTCGGTCGCCCGGGCGCGGCGCATCGGCCTCGAGGTGGCGGAGGACGTGTCACGCGGGACGCTGAAGATGCTCCACCTTCCTCCATCCGAGCTGGAAGCCGATGCCATCACCCATCGCATCCTGGAGGAGGTGGCGCGGCTGGGCGTGCAGCGGCTCGTGGTGGATGGCCTGTCGGAGCTGGAGCGGTCCATCTGCGCTCCCGAGCGCCGGCACACCTTCATGGCCGCGCTCAGCGTGCACCTGCGCCACGCGGGCGTGACGTCCCTGTTCACCAAGGAGGTGTCGAAGGTGGCCGGCACCGAGCTGGACTTCAATGACTCGCCCATCGCGATGCTCGGCGAGAACCTGGTGCTGCTGCGCTACGTGGAGCTGCGCGGGCGCCTCCATCGCGTCCTGTCCATCCTCAAGATGCGCGACAGCCGGTACGACGGGGACCTGCGCGAGTTCGAGATCCGGGACGAGGGCATCCGGGTACTGGCACCCATGCGCTCGGCGGAGGGGTTGTTGACGGGACAGGCCCGTGTCGTGGGCACGAGCATTGGAGGGACGTCGGCATGA